From one Triticum urartu cultivar G1812 chromosome 3, Tu2.1, whole genome shotgun sequence genomic stretch:
- the LOC125543093 gene encoding zinc finger CCCH domain-containing protein 13 isoform X1 produces the protein MSGAPKRSHEEGSHSTPAKRPLDDSSLYSSPSGKLIQPGGSDFHGPFEHDGRFTKVPRVESRDDKRPPLTHRMPVGSSNFVDHPTSSDSRLESKQNKDARDTKVDDREAKADARDVHSDSRIEFPGNKAETDVKTNNRADDTEIRVDRRAHGDFTGDVVKSDKDSHPTGTSNIAWKDNKDHRGKRYVDQPDDTAGWRFLRPGMQGTDETLKVQTIVEERSSKDAHESTGENKIEPKSEDKFRDKDRRKKDEKYRDFGARDADRNDRRIGSQLAGGSVERREIQRDDRDAEKWDRERKDSQKDKENNDREKDSAKKDSFVAVDKENTILEKTASDGAVKPAEHESTAAEMKTLKDDTWKSHDRDLKDKKREKDVDTGDRHDQRSKYNDKESDDTGPEGDTEKDKDTFGSIQRRRMARPKGGSQASQREPRFRSKMRDGEGSQGKSEVSAIVYKAGECMQELLKSWKEFEATPDARNAENQQNGPTLEIRIPAEFVTSTNRQVKGAQLWGTDVYTNDSDLVAVLMHTGYCSPTSSPPPSAIQELRATVRVLPPQDSYTSTLRNNVRSRAWGAGIGCSFRIERCCIVKKGGGAIDLEPRLSHTSAVEPTLAPVAVERTMTTRAAASNALRQQRFVREVTIQYNLCNEPWLKYSISIVADKGLKKSLYTSARLKKGEVIYLETHFNSSRRYELCFSGEKPRSIGSNSNASDLEPEKHQNNSHHHLQNGDRGATEHELRDVFRWSRCKKAMPEVAMRSIGIPLPAEQVEVLQDNLEWEDVQWSQTGVWVSGKEYPLARVHFLSAN, from the exons ATGAGCGGTGCTCCAAAAAGATCGCATGAGGAGGGTAGCCATTCTACACCTGCGAAACGGCCTCTGGACGATAGCAGCTTGTACTCGAGCCCTTCTGGGAAACTCATTCAACCAGGCGGCAGTGATTTCCATGGTCCTTTTGAACATGATGGAAGATTTACCAAAGTACCACGTGTTGAGTCACGTGATGATAAGAGGCCACCTCTGACACATCGGATGCCTGTTGGCTCCTCCAACTTTGTTGACCACCCGACCTCATCTGACAGCAGATTAgaatcaaaacaaaacaaagatgCACGGGACACCAAGGTTGACGACCGGGAGGCAAAAGCTGATGCTCGGGATGTCCATAGTGATAGCAGGATTGAATTTCCAGGCAATAAAGCTGAGACTGATGTGAAGACAAACAACAGAGCAGATGACACTGAAATAAGAGTTGACCGGAGGGCGCATGGTGATTTCACAGGTGATGTTGTCAAATCGGATAAGGATAGCCATCCTACTGGAACTTCAAACATAGCCTGGAAAGATAATAAAGACCATAGAGGTAAAAGATATGTTGATCAGCCAGATGATACTGCAGGATGGCGTTTTCTTCGTCCTGGTATGCAAGGCACTGATGAAACTCTCAAGGTTCAAACTATTGTGGAAGAGCGCAGCTCCAAGGATGCACATGAATCTACTGGTGAGAATAAAATAGAACCTAAAAGTGAAGATAAGTTTAGAGACAAGGACAGGAGAAAGAAAGATGAAAAATATAGAGATTTTGGTGCAAGAGACGCTGATAGAAATGATCGCAGAATTGGTAGTCAGCTTGCAGGTGGTAGTGTTGAACGAAGAGAAATTCAAAGGGATGATCGGGATGCTGAAAAATGGGACAGGGAAAGAAAAGATTCCCAGAAGGACAAGGAAAACAATGACCGCGAGAAGGATTCTGCCAAGAAGGATTCATTTGTAGCAGTTGACAAGGAGAACACAATACTGGAAAAAACAGCTTCTGATGGAGCTGTTAAACCTGCTGAACATGAGAGTACAGCTGCTGAAATGAAGACACTTAAAGATGACACATGGAAATCTCATGATAGGGATCTTAAGGACAAGAAAAGAGAGAAGGATGTGGATACAGGAGACAGGCATGACCAAAGGAGTAAATACAATGACAAAGAATCTGATGATACTGGTCCTGAAGGAGATACAGAGAAAGATAAGGATACTTTTGGAAGTATACAGCGCAGGAGGATGGCACGCCCAAAGGGAGGTAGTCAAGCATCTCAACGGGAACCTCGGTTCCGGTCCAAAATGCGTGATGGTGAAGG GTCTCAAG GTAAATCTGAGGTATCTGCAATTGTATATAAAGCTGGTGAATGCATGCAAGAGCTTCTGAAATCGTGGAAAGAGTTTGAAGCTACCCCAGATGCTAGAAATGCTGAGAATCAACAAAATGGTCCTACTCTTGAAATTCGGATACCTGCGGAGTTTGTTACTTCCACGAATCGGCAA GTAAAAGGTGCTCAGCTTTGGGGAACAGATGTTTATACAAATGATTCAGACCTTGTGGCTG TGTTAATGCATACTGGTTACTGCTCCCCCACATCATCACCTCCACCATCTGCCATCCAAGAACTGCGTGCAACTGTTCGTGTGCTACCACCACAAGACA GCTATACTTCAACACTAAGGAACAATGTCCGTTCACGTGCTTGGGGCGCTGGTATTGGTTGTAGCTTCCGCATAGAACGCTGCTGCATTGTTAAG AAAGGTGGTGGTGCCATTGATCTTGAGCCTCGCCTTAGCCATACGTCAGCCGTGGAGCCTACACTAGCTCCAGTTGCAGTGGAGCGTACAATGACAACACGAGCAGCAGCTTCT AATGCATTACGTCAACAAAGATTTGTTCGGGAAGTTACAATACAGTACAATCTCTGCAACGAGCCATG GTTAAAGTACAGTATAAGCATTGTGGCGGACAAGGGATTGAAGAAGTCTCTTTATACTTCTGCGAGGCTGAAAAAGGGCGAAGTCATATACTTGGAAACACATTTCAATAG TTCTCGCAGGTATGAGCTGTGCTTCAGTGGGGAAAAGCCTCGCTCCATTGGATCAAATTCCAATGCATCTGATTTGGAACCGGAAAAACACCAGAACAATAGCCACCACCATTTGCAAAATGGGGACAGGGGCGCCACGGAACATGAACTCCGGGACGTGTTCCGATGGTCACGGTGTAAGAAGGCCATGCCCGAGGTTGCCATGAGATCCATTGGTATCCCACTGCCAGCTGAACAAGTTGAG GTGCTGCAGGACAATCTGGAGTGGGAGGATGTGCAGTGGTCGCAGACCGGCGTCTGGGTTTCTGGGAAGGAGTATCCGCTCGCCCGCGTGCATTTCCTCTCGGCGAACTAG
- the LOC125543093 gene encoding zinc finger CCCH domain-containing protein 13 isoform X2 — protein sequence MSGAPKRSHEEGSHSTPAKRPLDDSSLYSSPSGKLIQPGGSDFHGPFEHDGRFTKVPRVESRDDKRPPLTHRMPVGSSNFVDHPTSSDSRLESKQNKDARDTKVDDREAKADARDVHSDSRIEFPGNKAETDVKTNNRADDTEIRVDRRAHGDFTGDVVKSDKDSHPTGTSNIAWKDNKDHRGKRYVDQPDDTAGWRFLRPGMQGTDETLKVQTIVEERSSKDAHESTGENKIEPKSEDKFRDKDRRKKDEKYRDFGARDADRNDRRIGSQLAGGSVERREIQRDDRDAEKWDRERKDSQKDKENNDREKDSAKKDSFVAVDKENTILEKTASDGAVKPAEHESTAAEMKTLKDDTWKSHDRDLKDKKREKDVDTGDRHDQRSKYNDKESDDTGPEGDTEKDKDTFGSIQRRRMARPKGGSQASQREPRFRSKMRDGEGSQGKSEVSAIVYKAGECMQELLKSWKEFEATPDARNAENQQNGPTLEIRIPAEFVTSTNRQVKGAQLWGTDVYTNDSDLVAVLMHTGYCSPTSSPPPSAIQELRATVRVLPPQDSYTSTLRNNVRSRAWGAGIGCSFRIERCCIVKKGGGAIDLEPRLSHTSAVEPTLAPVAVERTMTTRAAASNALRQQRFVREVTIQYNLCNEPWLKYSISIVADKGLKKSLYTSARLKKGEVIYLETHFNRYELCFSGEKPRSIGSNSNASDLEPEKHQNNSHHHLQNGDRGATEHELRDVFRWSRCKKAMPEVAMRSIGIPLPAEQVEVLQDNLEWEDVQWSQTGVWVSGKEYPLARVHFLSAN from the exons ATGAGCGGTGCTCCAAAAAGATCGCATGAGGAGGGTAGCCATTCTACACCTGCGAAACGGCCTCTGGACGATAGCAGCTTGTACTCGAGCCCTTCTGGGAAACTCATTCAACCAGGCGGCAGTGATTTCCATGGTCCTTTTGAACATGATGGAAGATTTACCAAAGTACCACGTGTTGAGTCACGTGATGATAAGAGGCCACCTCTGACACATCGGATGCCTGTTGGCTCCTCCAACTTTGTTGACCACCCGACCTCATCTGACAGCAGATTAgaatcaaaacaaaacaaagatgCACGGGACACCAAGGTTGACGACCGGGAGGCAAAAGCTGATGCTCGGGATGTCCATAGTGATAGCAGGATTGAATTTCCAGGCAATAAAGCTGAGACTGATGTGAAGACAAACAACAGAGCAGATGACACTGAAATAAGAGTTGACCGGAGGGCGCATGGTGATTTCACAGGTGATGTTGTCAAATCGGATAAGGATAGCCATCCTACTGGAACTTCAAACATAGCCTGGAAAGATAATAAAGACCATAGAGGTAAAAGATATGTTGATCAGCCAGATGATACTGCAGGATGGCGTTTTCTTCGTCCTGGTATGCAAGGCACTGATGAAACTCTCAAGGTTCAAACTATTGTGGAAGAGCGCAGCTCCAAGGATGCACATGAATCTACTGGTGAGAATAAAATAGAACCTAAAAGTGAAGATAAGTTTAGAGACAAGGACAGGAGAAAGAAAGATGAAAAATATAGAGATTTTGGTGCAAGAGACGCTGATAGAAATGATCGCAGAATTGGTAGTCAGCTTGCAGGTGGTAGTGTTGAACGAAGAGAAATTCAAAGGGATGATCGGGATGCTGAAAAATGGGACAGGGAAAGAAAAGATTCCCAGAAGGACAAGGAAAACAATGACCGCGAGAAGGATTCTGCCAAGAAGGATTCATTTGTAGCAGTTGACAAGGAGAACACAATACTGGAAAAAACAGCTTCTGATGGAGCTGTTAAACCTGCTGAACATGAGAGTACAGCTGCTGAAATGAAGACACTTAAAGATGACACATGGAAATCTCATGATAGGGATCTTAAGGACAAGAAAAGAGAGAAGGATGTGGATACAGGAGACAGGCATGACCAAAGGAGTAAATACAATGACAAAGAATCTGATGATACTGGTCCTGAAGGAGATACAGAGAAAGATAAGGATACTTTTGGAAGTATACAGCGCAGGAGGATGGCACGCCCAAAGGGAGGTAGTCAAGCATCTCAACGGGAACCTCGGTTCCGGTCCAAAATGCGTGATGGTGAAGG GTCTCAAG GTAAATCTGAGGTATCTGCAATTGTATATAAAGCTGGTGAATGCATGCAAGAGCTTCTGAAATCGTGGAAAGAGTTTGAAGCTACCCCAGATGCTAGAAATGCTGAGAATCAACAAAATGGTCCTACTCTTGAAATTCGGATACCTGCGGAGTTTGTTACTTCCACGAATCGGCAA GTAAAAGGTGCTCAGCTTTGGGGAACAGATGTTTATACAAATGATTCAGACCTTGTGGCTG TGTTAATGCATACTGGTTACTGCTCCCCCACATCATCACCTCCACCATCTGCCATCCAAGAACTGCGTGCAACTGTTCGTGTGCTACCACCACAAGACA GCTATACTTCAACACTAAGGAACAATGTCCGTTCACGTGCTTGGGGCGCTGGTATTGGTTGTAGCTTCCGCATAGAACGCTGCTGCATTGTTAAG AAAGGTGGTGGTGCCATTGATCTTGAGCCTCGCCTTAGCCATACGTCAGCCGTGGAGCCTACACTAGCTCCAGTTGCAGTGGAGCGTACAATGACAACACGAGCAGCAGCTTCT AATGCATTACGTCAACAAAGATTTGTTCGGGAAGTTACAATACAGTACAATCTCTGCAACGAGCCATG GTTAAAGTACAGTATAAGCATTGTGGCGGACAAGGGATTGAAGAAGTCTCTTTATACTTCTGCGAGGCTGAAAAAGGGCGAAGTCATATACTTGGAAACACATTTCAATAG GTATGAGCTGTGCTTCAGTGGGGAAAAGCCTCGCTCCATTGGATCAAATTCCAATGCATCTGATTTGGAACCGGAAAAACACCAGAACAATAGCCACCACCATTTGCAAAATGGGGACAGGGGCGCCACGGAACATGAACTCCGGGACGTGTTCCGATGGTCACGGTGTAAGAAGGCCATGCCCGAGGTTGCCATGAGATCCATTGGTATCCCACTGCCAGCTGAACAAGTTGAG GTGCTGCAGGACAATCTGGAGTGGGAGGATGTGCAGTGGTCGCAGACCGGCGTCTGGGTTTCTGGGAAGGAGTATCCGCTCGCCCGCGTGCATTTCCTCTCGGCGAACTAG
- the LOC125543094 gene encoding uncharacterized protein LOC125543094 yields the protein MAAASGIAGTFSVRPTVPAGRLCSCAAAAGEARSRGADGGGGGAGKWWAPLLGWSGQADYIDAQPAPAPEEDRDRAAGKRRFGVLTEEKARQLRLRMMETESFHDVMYHSAIASRLASAPPDTARRTKP from the coding sequence ATGGCAGCCGCGTCAGGAATCGCCGGTACGTTCTCCGTCCGCCCCACGGTGCCGGCGGGCCGGCTATGCTCGTGCGCCGCCGCGGCCGGCGAGGCGAGGTCCCGCGGCGCCgacgggggcgggggcggggccGGGAAGTGGTGGGCGCCGCTCCTGGGGTGGTCGGGCCAGGCCGACTACATCGACGCCcagccggcgccggcgccggaggaggacCGCGACCGGGCTGCGGGGAAGAGGCGGTTCGGGGTGCTGACGGAGGAGAAGGCGCGGCAGCTGCGGCTGCGGATGATGGAGACGGAGAGCTTCCACGACGTCATGTACCACTCCGCCATCGCGTCCCGCCTCGCCTCCGCCCCGCCCGACACCGCCCGCCGCACCAAGCCGTAG